The following coding sequences are from one Paenibacillus sp. JDR-2 window:
- a CDS encoding glycosyltransferase family 2 protein, whose product MSAADARGVTIITSTMRPQHINQLFQNYARQDWTNKELIIIVNKDRAGLQQYQNKAKSFPNVRVFRMSEKSKLGACLNYGASLAKYDYIAKFDDDDYYGPNYISEAMTMFQTSKADIVGKLEIYYFFPHRSTLMLRRRGKSWYTPVSKVAGATIMFHKRVLEKVSFNTKVRQGSDVRFIKGALGHKFRVYTTSPYNFTAMRRADRSSHTWKITDQNLLRSKGAVLTRTDSYRKRVNRSLQQLHGMGLRRPSSNAQ is encoded by the coding sequence ATGAGCGCAGCAGACGCAAGAGGCGTCACGATCATTACATCTACTATGCGCCCCCAGCATATTAATCAATTATTCCAGAACTATGCCCGGCAGGATTGGACGAATAAGGAGCTTATCATTATTGTCAATAAAGATAGGGCCGGGCTTCAGCAATACCAGAATAAGGCCAAATCTTTCCCGAATGTGCGTGTCTTCCGGATGTCGGAGAAATCAAAGCTTGGCGCCTGCCTCAATTATGGGGCTTCGCTGGCTAAGTATGACTATATCGCCAAATTCGACGACGATGATTATTACGGTCCCAATTATATCTCTGAGGCCATGACGATGTTCCAGACCAGTAAAGCGGATATTGTCGGGAAGCTGGAAATCTATTATTTTTTCCCGCATCGCTCAACTTTAATGTTACGAAGAAGGGGGAAATCGTGGTATACACCGGTGAGTAAGGTTGCCGGGGCGACCATTATGTTCCACAAGCGGGTACTGGAGAAGGTATCCTTCAACACCAAGGTCCGCCAAGGCTCTGACGTACGGTTTATTAAGGGAGCGTTGGGCCATAAGTTCCGCGTATACACGACGTCGCCTTATAACTTTACGGCTATGCGAAGAGCGGACCGCAGCTCTCACACATGGAAAATAACGGATCAAAATTTGCTTCGTTCTAAGGGGGCAGTCTTAACCAGAACCGATAGTTACCGAAAGCGTGTAAACCGCAGTCTGCAGCAGCTCCATGGAATGGGACTTCGCAGGCCAAGTTCCAACGCTCAATAA
- a CDS encoding NAD-dependent epimerase/dehydratase family protein, giving the protein MDNIAGTSTYSCLIAGATGLVGSALLEQLLNDPACHSITVLARRPIGRIEMEPEARSKLHVIIADFDRMWEALDDVAVDLVYCTLGTTIKTAGSQEEFRKVDYDYPLALAEWGQHAGARHFLVITAMGASSSSAFFYNRVKGELEEQLALIPLESVRIFRPSLLLGPRQSFRLGETIGAAVSKAVQWGMVGSLRPYRPIAGEAVAKAMRIAAKQAMTEQALERQAEGQPAIHTYSSDRIAEMAAQTTG; this is encoded by the coding sequence ATGGACAACATTGCAGGTACCAGTACTTACAGCTGCTTGATTGCGGGAGCTACGGGACTTGTCGGATCGGCGCTGCTAGAGCAGCTGCTGAACGATCCGGCCTGTCATTCCATTACGGTATTAGCCAGGCGGCCGATCGGCCGTATAGAGATGGAGCCGGAAGCGAGGTCTAAGCTGCATGTCATTATCGCGGATTTCGACCGGATGTGGGAAGCGCTAGATGACGTGGCGGTTGATCTCGTGTACTGTACGCTGGGGACTACGATAAAGACGGCGGGATCGCAGGAAGAGTTCCGCAAGGTGGATTATGACTATCCGCTTGCCTTGGCAGAGTGGGGACAGCATGCGGGAGCGCGTCATTTTCTGGTCATTACGGCGATGGGGGCATCGTCTTCCTCAGCTTTTTTCTATAATCGGGTAAAAGGCGAGCTTGAGGAGCAGCTGGCACTGATTCCGCTGGAATCGGTCCGGATCTTCAGGCCGTCCCTGCTGCTTGGCCCGCGTCAGTCGTTCCGTCTTGGAGAAACGATTGGCGCGGCCGTGTCGAAGGCAGTACAATGGGGTATGGTAGGCTCGCTTCGGCCATACCGTCCGATCGCAGGCGAAGCTGTCGCCAAAGCGATGCGGATAGCAGCGAAGCAAGCCATGACGGAGCAAGCATTGGAGAGGCAGGCGGAAGGTCAGCCAGCTATCCATACCTATTCCTCCGATCGCATAGCGGAAATGGCAGCACAGACTACGGGGTGA
- a CDS encoding methionine ABC transporter permease, with protein MVSISVAAAVIIGLPIGIFLFLTAPGHLRANRPLYSIVSYAVNLVRSFPFLILLVALIPFSRMIVGTAIGPLAASVSLSVAAIPFYARLAEQSLREVPKGVIEAAVASGAPMKHIIWGVLLSEARPGLVSGLTVTIISFISYSAAAGTVGGGGIGDLAIRYGYQRFDTEVMAACIVILVVLVQLVQWTGSFAATLLDKRK; from the coding sequence ATGGTCTCCATCTCCGTTGCGGCAGCAGTCATCATCGGCCTGCCAATCGGCATATTCCTATTCCTGACGGCACCTGGCCATTTGCGGGCAAACCGCCCGTTATACAGTATCGTCAGTTATGCGGTGAATCTGGTTCGTTCTTTTCCATTCTTAATTCTGCTCGTAGCATTAATTCCTTTTTCCAGAATGATTGTAGGAACTGCGATCGGCCCTCTTGCAGCTTCGGTATCGTTGTCGGTAGCGGCTATTCCATTCTATGCGCGGCTGGCGGAACAAAGCTTGCGGGAGGTGCCTAAAGGGGTTATTGAGGCAGCAGTAGCCTCGGGGGCACCGATGAAGCACATCATATGGGGGGTTCTGTTGTCCGAAGCCCGCCCGGGACTGGTATCCGGCCTTACGGTAACGATCATTAGCTTTATCTCGTATTCGGCTGCGGCAGGTACCGTCGGGGGCGGGGGCATCGGTGATCTGGCGATTCGTTATGGCTATCAGCGGTTTGATACCGAGGTAATGGCGGCGTGTATCGTTATTCTCGTTGTTCTCGTTCAACTTGTCCAATGGACAGGCAGCTTTGCTGCTACCCTGCTGGATAAACGCAAATAA
- a CDS encoding methionine ABC transporter ATP-binding protein produces MITFREVSKRYKAGRQWVEAVKPTSLHIEKGQIQGMIGFSGAGKSTLLRMANLLETPTSGEVYIDGQELTRLSAGELREARRSIGMIFQHYNLLSNETCAANVEFVLKAAKLPSRERKRRVEECLEIVGLADKARQYPAQLSGGQKQRVAIARALANNPKVLLCDEPTSALDPVTTLSILEFLEKINREFQVTIMLVTHEIQVAKRLCSRIAVMENGRITEQLDMMNLSGVKPVTPLGQILFDTAEGSSSSVWQRGEGYRG; encoded by the coding sequence ATGATCACGTTTAGAGAAGTCAGCAAACGGTACAAAGCCGGCAGGCAGTGGGTAGAAGCGGTCAAGCCCACCTCGCTGCATATAGAGAAGGGGCAGATTCAAGGGATGATCGGATTCAGCGGAGCGGGCAAATCAACCCTGCTTCGGATGGCCAATCTGCTCGAGACGCCAACTTCCGGAGAGGTTTATATAGATGGACAAGAACTTACGAGGCTGAGCGCAGGAGAATTGCGGGAGGCAAGACGATCGATCGGAATGATTTTTCAGCATTATAACTTGCTGAGCAACGAGACTTGTGCGGCAAATGTCGAATTCGTGCTAAAAGCAGCAAAGCTGCCTTCCAGAGAGCGGAAGAGAAGAGTAGAGGAATGCCTTGAGATTGTGGGGCTGGCGGATAAAGCGAGGCAGTATCCGGCTCAACTGAGCGGCGGGCAGAAGCAGCGGGTGGCAATCGCCAGAGCTCTTGCGAACAATCCAAAGGTACTGCTGTGCGATGAGCCGACTTCGGCGCTTGATCCGGTTACGACATTGTCGATTCTCGAATTTCTGGAGAAGATTAACCGCGAGTTCCAGGTGACGATCATGCTGGTGACGCATGAGATTCAGGTGGCCAAGCGGTTATGCAGCCGGATCGCGGTCATGGAGAATGGACGGATCACCGAGCAGCTGGATATGATGAACCTTTCCGGAGTTAAGCCGGTAACGCCGCTGGGACAGATTTTGTTCGATACCGCCGAGGGATCTTCCTCTTCCGTTTGGCAAAGAGGGGAGGGTTACCGTGGATAG
- the serS gene encoding serine--tRNA ligase produces MLDVKWLRNEYEQVEKALKNRSASLDLISGFPELDVKRRALLVETDNLKTRRNTVSQEVAKLKKSGGDAEALIIEMREVGDRIKELDEEIRTVEAQVEELMLAIPNLPHESVPVGSSEEDNVEIRRNGEQTTFDFEPKAHWDLAQDLGILDFERAGKVTGSRFTFYRGLGARLERALISFMMDLHSDQHGYEEVLPPYLVNRDSLIGTGQLPKFEEDLFKISDSDYFLIPTAEVPVTNLHREEILSIEELPKHFVAYSSCFRSEAGAAGRDTRGLIRQHQFNKVELIKLAKPEESYDELEKMTANAEKVLQLLGLPYRVLALCTGDMGFTAAKTYDLEVWLPSAGTYREISSCSNVEDFQARRAGIRFRRDAKSKPEFVHTLNGSGLAVGRTFAAILENYQQADGTIVVPEVLRPYMGGLEKISPRV; encoded by the coding sequence GTGTTGGACGTGAAATGGTTACGTAACGAATATGAGCAGGTGGAGAAGGCGCTGAAGAACCGTAGCGCTTCGCTCGACCTTATTTCCGGTTTTCCGGAGCTGGATGTTAAGCGCCGCGCTCTGCTCGTTGAAACAGATAATTTGAAAACTCGCCGCAATACGGTATCGCAGGAAGTGGCGAAGCTGAAGAAATCCGGCGGCGACGCTGAAGCGCTGATTATCGAAATGCGCGAAGTGGGTGACCGGATTAAAGAACTGGACGAGGAGATTCGCACGGTTGAGGCCCAAGTGGAAGAGCTGATGCTGGCTATCCCGAACCTGCCTCATGAGAGCGTCCCCGTTGGCTCTTCGGAAGAAGATAATGTCGAGATTCGTCGTAATGGCGAGCAAACGACGTTTGACTTCGAGCCGAAGGCTCACTGGGATCTTGCGCAAGATCTGGGCATCCTGGATTTCGAGCGCGCAGGCAAAGTAACAGGCTCGCGCTTTACCTTCTACCGTGGTCTTGGCGCGCGTCTAGAGCGTGCTCTGATCAGCTTCATGATGGACCTGCACAGCGACCAGCATGGTTACGAAGAAGTGCTGCCGCCTTACCTTGTTAATCGCGACAGCTTGATCGGTACAGGCCAGCTGCCGAAGTTCGAAGAGGATTTGTTCAAGATCAGCGATTCGGATTACTTCCTTATTCCAACGGCTGAAGTTCCTGTGACGAACCTTCACCGGGAAGAAATTCTGTCGATTGAAGAGCTGCCGAAGCATTTTGTTGCTTACAGCTCGTGCTTCCGTTCGGAGGCAGGTGCGGCTGGCCGCGATACGCGTGGTCTGATCCGTCAGCATCAGTTCAACAAAGTCGAGCTGATCAAGCTGGCGAAGCCGGAAGAATCTTATGATGAGCTGGAGAAAATGACAGCTAATGCAGAGAAAGTTCTGCAGCTGCTTGGTCTGCCATACCGTGTTCTGGCGCTCTGCACAGGCGATATGGGCTTTACGGCAGCGAAGACTTACGATCTTGAAGTGTGGCTGCCTAGTGCAGGTACGTACCGCGAGATTTCGTCCTGTTCGAACGTTGAGGACTTCCAGGCTCGCCGCGCAGGCATCCGCTTCCGCCGCGATGCGAAGAGCAAGCCGGAGTTCGTGCATACGCTGAACGGTTCGGGTCTGGCGGTAGGCCGTACGTTTGCAGCTATTCTGGAGAACTACCAGCAAGCTGACGGAACGATTGTAGTACCGGAAGTTCTTCGCCCGTACATGGGTGGACTGGAAAAAATCAGCCCGCGTGTTTAA
- a CDS encoding DsbA family oxidoreductase has product MKIEVWSDFACPFCYIGKRRLEQALSEFEHGDQVEVEFRSFELDPNAPVEIGHDVYDYLSNKYGMSRQQAISNNVQLTQQAKTLGLDYHFDTMILTNTFDAHQLTHFAAKYGKREEMAERLFKAYFTDSKHLGRKEVLADLAAEIGLDREEALKALEAGTYKQEVRTNEQEAGQLGVRGVPFFVIDRKYAVSGAQPSEVFLQAVSKAWEENKPLTVIGGDSGANGADDACVDGVCAPKSDK; this is encoded by the coding sequence ATGAAAATTGAAGTATGGTCCGATTTCGCTTGTCCGTTTTGTTATATTGGCAAACGCCGCTTGGAGCAGGCGCTTAGCGAGTTCGAGCATGGAGATCAGGTAGAGGTGGAATTCAGAAGCTTTGAGCTCGATCCAAACGCTCCTGTCGAAATTGGTCATGATGTATACGATTATTTGTCGAACAAATACGGCATGTCCCGCCAGCAGGCGATTTCCAATAATGTTCAGCTGACGCAGCAGGCAAAGACGCTTGGCCTGGATTATCATTTCGATACAATGATTCTCACCAATACATTTGACGCGCATCAGCTGACGCATTTTGCAGCTAAATACGGTAAGCGGGAAGAGATGGCGGAGCGTCTATTCAAAGCTTATTTCACGGATTCCAAGCATCTTGGACGCAAAGAAGTATTAGCCGATCTGGCCGCTGAAATCGGTCTTGACCGCGAGGAAGCGCTAAAGGCTCTGGAAGCGGGCACTTACAAGCAGGAAGTTCGTACTAACGAGCAGGAAGCGGGACAGCTTGGCGTACGTGGCGTACCGTTCTTCGTCATTGACCGCAAATACGCGGTTTCCGGTGCTCAGCCAAGCGAAGTATTCCTGCAAGCGGTATCCAAGGCTTGGGAGGAAAACAAGCCGCTTACCGTTATTGGCGGTGACAGTGGAGCGAACGGAGCAGACGATGCTTGCGTTGACGGGGTTTGCGCTCCTAAATCCGATAAGTAA
- a CDS encoding MBL fold metallo-hydrolase: MRIADGIEMLELDLGPMTVWPTVLFDKDEWVLVDTGMPGSASTIIELAKLAGIVEQKLNTILLTHQDLDHIGGLPGFKADNPELVIYAHEDDRAVIDGKKPMLKASPERIAALLGALPEVARSQFEATFIHPTGANVDRTMADGENLPFGGGVTVIHTPGHTPGHVSLYHQSSKTLIAGDAMVVDNGELKGPREAVTPDMASALQSLKKLKDFDIETVICYHGGVFKGDVQGRIAALTEGL; the protein is encoded by the coding sequence ATGCGGATTGCAGATGGTATTGAGATGTTGGAGCTTGATTTGGGGCCGATGACAGTCTGGCCGACCGTTTTGTTCGACAAGGATGAATGGGTGCTGGTCGACACGGGCATGCCGGGTTCGGCCTCGACAATTATAGAGCTTGCCAAGCTGGCGGGTATTGTTGAACAGAAATTGAATACGATCCTTCTGACTCATCAGGATCTCGATCACATTGGAGGCCTTCCGGGCTTCAAAGCGGATAATCCTGAGCTTGTCATCTACGCGCATGAGGACGACCGTGCCGTTATAGACGGCAAGAAGCCAATGCTTAAGGCATCGCCCGAAAGAATAGCCGCTCTGCTCGGAGCGCTGCCGGAGGTCGCTCGCAGCCAGTTCGAAGCGACTTTCATTCATCCTACAGGCGCAAACGTAGACCGAACTATGGCTGATGGAGAAAACCTGCCGTTTGGGGGCGGGGTTACGGTTATTCATACGCCGGGCCATACGCCGGGGCATGTGAGCCTCTACCATCAGTCAAGCAAGACGTTAATTGCAGGCGATGCGATGGTAGTGGATAATGGAGAGCTTAAAGGCCCTAGAGAGGCTGTAACGCCCGATATGGCGTCCGCGCTTCAGTCGCTGAAGAAGCTCAAGGACTTCGACATCGAAACCGTTATCTGCTATCATGGCGGAGTGTTTAAAGGCGATGTCCAAGGCCGTATTGCCGCGTTGACGGAAGGTTTGTAA
- the rluF gene encoding 23S rRNA pseudouridine(2604) synthase RluF has product MRINKFISETGYCSRREADKLVDSGRVTINGAKAELGSQAELGDDVRIDGKRIGEQKHHVYIALNKPVGITSTTELHIRGNIVDFVGHKERIFPIGRLDKDSEGLILLTNDGDVVNPILRSEGKHEKEYIVTVDRPVTAEFVKGMSSGVRILGSMTLPCQVTRVAERVFRIVLTEGKNRQIRRMCEAFGYHVRKLQRIRIMNIHLGQLPTGKWRDLTETEKAELFGSLDYRPS; this is encoded by the coding sequence GTGCGTATTAACAAGTTTATAAGTGAGACAGGATATTGCTCGCGGCGTGAGGCGGATAAGCTGGTCGATAGCGGACGCGTCACGATAAACGGAGCGAAGGCTGAACTCGGCAGCCAAGCGGAGCTTGGCGATGATGTACGAATAGACGGAAAACGGATCGGCGAGCAGAAGCATCATGTTTATATTGCGCTGAACAAGCCGGTAGGCATTACGAGTACGACCGAGCTGCATATCCGCGGTAATATTGTCGATTTTGTCGGCCATAAAGAGCGGATCTTTCCGATCGGCCGGTTGGACAAGGATTCCGAAGGGCTGATTCTGCTCACCAATGACGGTGACGTGGTTAATCCGATTCTCCGCTCGGAAGGCAAGCATGAGAAGGAGTATATCGTTACGGTTGACCGTCCGGTTACGGCGGAGTTTGTCAAAGGAATGTCGAGCGGGGTTCGTATCCTGGGCAGCATGACGCTGCCATGCCAGGTGACCAGAGTAGCGGAGCGTGTCTTCCGGATTGTTCTCACCGAAGGGAAGAACCGGCAGATCCGCCGGATGTGCGAGGCATTTGGTTATCATGTGCGGAAGCTGCAGCGTATCCGCATTATGAATATCCACCTCGGGCAGTTGCCAACGGGCAAATGGCGGGACTTGACGGAAACGGAAAAAGCGGAGCTGTTCGGTTCGCTGGATTACCGCCCGTCGTAG
- a CDS encoding low molecular weight protein tyrosine phosphatase family protein, with protein sequence MKLLFICSRNKWRSLTAEKVFESYSMYEVRSAGTEENARIKVNAGHVGWADLIFAMEKKHLRRLQAKFASELIGKQVICLGIPDEYGFMDAELIDLLKSTVSDYIEVPE encoded by the coding sequence ATCAAGCTGTTGTTTATATGCAGCAGGAATAAATGGCGAAGCCTCACGGCCGAGAAAGTATTCGAATCCTACAGCATGTACGAAGTAAGATCGGCTGGCACGGAAGAGAACGCACGGATTAAGGTGAACGCCGGACATGTAGGCTGGGCTGATCTTATTTTTGCGATGGAGAAAAAGCATCTGAGAAGACTCCAGGCCAAATTCGCCTCCGAATTAATTGGCAAACAGGTTATTTGTCTCGGAATTCCCGATGAATACGGCTTTATGGATGCAGAGCTTATTGATCTGCTGAAAAGCACGGTATCGGATTATATCGAAGTTCCGGAGTAA
- a CDS encoding DinB family protein — translation MLERPQASEYNEFFTRYIGLVPEGNLIALLEEQQAETNRIYSALSAEQADYRYGEGKWSLKEVLGHVTDTERIMSYRLLRIARGDQTPLPGFDQDAYMEGSPFSGLTVTDLLENYNAVRHATIVLLKQLSAEAFTRSGFANQSPLTARAIAYIMYGHERNHLSIVQERYLNN, via the coding sequence ATGCTCGAACGTCCGCAAGCAAGTGAATACAACGAGTTTTTCACTCGTTACATCGGCCTTGTACCTGAAGGAAATCTAATTGCTTTATTAGAAGAACAGCAAGCGGAAACAAACCGCATCTACTCCGCCTTATCCGCAGAACAAGCGGATTACCGCTATGGCGAAGGCAAATGGTCACTAAAAGAAGTACTGGGTCATGTGACGGACACGGAGCGTATTATGAGCTATCGTCTGCTTCGCATTGCAAGAGGCGATCAAACCCCGCTTCCGGGCTTTGACCAGGACGCCTACATGGAAGGCAGCCCGTTCAGCGGGCTCACCGTTACGGATCTTCTCGAGAATTATAACGCCGTACGCCACGCAACAATTGTTCTGCTTAAGCAGCTTTCGGCGGAAGCCTTCACCCGCTCCGGCTTCGCAAATCAATCGCCATTAACCGCACGCGCAATAGCTTATATTATGTATGGCCATGAACGGAATCATCTGTCGATCGTTCAGGAGCGTTATTTGAACAACTAA
- a CDS encoding ATP-binding protein: MSFKAKFSIYIFMIVLAMFILIVILDQYAALRNMNQDMEEVMEQASAKLSESFDQHPGWSSAVASLRDDPEFEPNEMQVLLKKLYPELEEVTVFRPDSTGIMSEDKVLLGTYTFRDEAKDMAYAAQAAEKGFQVREVNLNGKEYIKSYYSDASLAPYVIGMVYDCEEYNQIMSMKRMDAIAYAGIILLFVLISSYLLAGFMLRPLNAILWKVNEVSLGRFQTAIKVRGKDEFGLLALKINAMSQNLSIYMEKLRQAFEDNRQMKEYLQSFIDHTSDAIHVVDLQGKFIQVNTAFEQLFGYTSEEVFGAEIELVPDTHRGEMRLIINSLQEGKVLPAQETIRLTKSGEIIPVSVTISPIRDTEGVIQAFASITRDMRSRNRMEELLRRSEKLTTVGQLAAGVAHEIRNPLTTLRGFLQLQQHTGKMNLEHTGLMLSELDRINLIVGEFLILAKPQATRFATKDVRDVFRSVLSLIDSEGHLHNVAFSTSFTESACLVSCEENQLKQVFINLLKNGIEAMPSGGRIHTHIASKNDQITISITDEGIGIPEDMIPKIGNPFFTGKESGTGLGMMISQRIIHSHQGLMEIKSQVNVGTTIIITLPALKEGNTNGILGEGLDKRSANVG, from the coding sequence GTGTCTTTTAAAGCCAAGTTCTCCATCTACATATTTATGATTGTTCTGGCGATGTTTATCCTTATCGTTATTTTGGACCAATATGCCGCGCTTCGCAATATGAATCAGGATATGGAGGAAGTGATGGAGCAGGCTTCCGCCAAGCTTTCGGAATCTTTTGACCAGCATCCGGGCTGGAGCTCCGCCGTAGCCTCTTTAAGAGATGACCCGGAGTTTGAACCCAATGAAATGCAGGTCTTATTAAAAAAGCTTTACCCCGAACTGGAGGAAGTAACCGTGTTCCGTCCGGATTCTACAGGAATTATGTCTGAGGATAAGGTGTTGCTTGGAACTTATACCTTCCGGGACGAAGCCAAGGACATGGCTTATGCCGCGCAGGCTGCCGAGAAGGGCTTCCAGGTCCGCGAGGTGAATTTGAACGGCAAGGAATACATCAAGAGTTATTACAGCGACGCCAGCCTTGCACCCTACGTGATTGGCATGGTGTACGATTGCGAGGAATATAACCAGATTATGAGCATGAAACGGATGGATGCGATTGCGTATGCCGGCATCATCCTGCTGTTTGTGCTTATTAGTAGTTATCTGCTTGCCGGATTTATGCTGAGGCCGCTAAACGCGATTTTGTGGAAGGTAAACGAAGTATCGCTTGGACGCTTCCAGACGGCCATTAAAGTTAGAGGCAAGGATGAGTTCGGGCTGTTGGCGCTGAAGATTAACGCGATGTCCCAGAACCTTAGCATTTATATGGAGAAGCTCCGCCAGGCGTTTGAGGACAACCGGCAGATGAAGGAATATTTGCAGTCGTTTATCGACCATACCAGCGATGCAATCCATGTCGTCGATTTGCAAGGAAAGTTTATTCAAGTGAACACAGCATTCGAGCAATTGTTTGGTTATACCTCGGAAGAGGTATTTGGCGCGGAAATCGAGCTGGTGCCGGACACGCATAGGGGAGAAATGCGCCTGATTATCAATTCTCTGCAAGAGGGAAAGGTGCTGCCTGCCCAGGAGACAATACGCTTGACCAAAAGCGGCGAGATCATTCCCGTCAGCGTCACCATATCGCCTATTAGGGACACGGAGGGCGTCATTCAGGCTTTCGCCAGCATCACCCGTGATATGAGAAGCCGTAACCGGATGGAAGAGCTGCTGCGCCGTTCTGAGAAGCTTACGACGGTTGGACAGCTGGCAGCCGGGGTTGCGCATGAGATCCGCAATCCGTTAACTACCCTGCGGGGCTTCCTGCAGCTTCAACAACATACGGGCAAAATGAACCTGGAGCATACCGGACTGATGCTCTCGGAGCTTGACCGGATCAATTTAATTGTCGGAGAATTTCTGATTCTGGCAAAGCCTCAGGCGACAAGATTCGCGACAAAAGACGTCCGTGACGTCTTCCGCAGCGTTCTATCGCTGATCGATAGCGAAGGGCATCTGCATAACGTGGCCTTTTCGACCTCTTTTACCGAATCGGCATGCCTTGTATCCTGTGAAGAGAATCAGCTGAAGCAGGTTTTCATTAATCTGCTCAAGAACGGGATCGAAGCAATGCCTTCCGGGGGAAGAATACATACCCATATCGCTTCGAAAAACGACCAGATTACGATTTCCATTACGGATGAAGGCATCGGAATACCGGAGGATATGATCCCGAAGATCGGCAACCCGTTCTTCACTGGCAAGGAAAGCGGCACGGGACTCGGCATGATGATCAGCCAACGTATTATTCACAGCCATCAGGGGCTGATGGAGATCAAGAGCCAGGTGAATGTCGGGACAACGATTATCATCACGCTCCCCGCTTTGAAAGAAGGGAACACGAACGGTATACTAGGTGAAGGATTGGATAAACGAAGCGCAAATGTCGGCTGA
- a CDS encoding aspartyl-phosphate phosphatase Spo0E family protein has product MDKTDLLIQLQSLRLKLHEVAEARGSLTDPDVLAISEEADQLIVALQYIQRNEVACSSMRRSE; this is encoded by the coding sequence ATGGACAAAACAGATCTGCTAATACAATTGCAATCGCTGCGGCTGAAGCTTCATGAAGTAGCGGAGGCACGCGGTAGCTTGACCGACCCCGATGTCCTTGCGATCAGCGAAGAGGCTGATCAATTGATTGTTGCCCTGCAATATATCCAGCGTAACGAAGTTGCCTGTTCTTCGATGCGCAGAAGCGAGTAA
- a CDS encoding NucA/NucB deoxyribonuclease domain-containing protein — MKKLLAILFVAIMIYVVPHLDDWQGQPSAEPASSSNYTLEFPADRYPETAQHIREAMASGESKICTIDRENAEENRKESLKDIPTKKGYDRDEWPMAMCKEGGDGADIAYIAPSDNRGAGAWVSNQLDTFPDGTRVEFIVK; from the coding sequence TTGAAGAAACTACTTGCCATTTTATTTGTGGCTATTATGATCTATGTTGTTCCTCATTTAGACGATTGGCAGGGGCAGCCTTCAGCGGAGCCTGCCTCATCCAGTAACTATACCTTGGAGTTCCCGGCTGACCGATATCCGGAGACGGCCCAGCATATCCGCGAAGCCATGGCTTCAGGGGAGTCCAAGATCTGTACGATAGACCGGGAGAATGCCGAGGAGAACCGTAAAGAATCGCTGAAGGATATCCCGACCAAAAAGGGCTATGACCGCGATGAATGGCCGATGGCCATGTGCAAGGAAGGCGGAGATGGAGCTGATATCGCATATATCGCTCCATCTGACAATCGCGGAGCGGGTGCTTGGGTAAGCAACCAGCTGGATACGTTCCCGGACGGAACTCGTGTGGAATTTATAGTGAAGTAA
- a CDS encoding small acid-soluble spore protein P — protein sequence MSKPDSYPVPEAQENGGRQRQNQGRQQEPLSGSKKVKQRNHVRHNNPEGS from the coding sequence ATGAGCAAACCCGATTCTTACCCCGTCCCTGAAGCACAAGAAAACGGCGGAAGACAGCGTCAAAACCAAGGCCGTCAGCAGGAGCCTCTGTCCGGTTCCAAGAAGGTAAAGCAAAGAAATCATGTTCGGCATAATAACCCTGAGGGCTCATGA
- the tadA gene encoding tRNA adenosine(34) deaminase TadA encodes MIREQEDQAWMQLAIEEAKKAEQIGEVPIGAILVKNGEVVGRGYNLRETNHDPTAHAEMVAIREACERLGAWRLLDCTLYVTLEPCPMCAGAIVQSRVKRVVYGTGDPKAGCAGTLMNLLQEPRFNHETELTSGVLQAECAELLTNFFRNLRNKRK; translated from the coding sequence ATGATTCGAGAACAAGAAGATCAGGCCTGGATGCAGCTCGCCATAGAGGAAGCCAAAAAAGCCGAGCAAATAGGCGAAGTACCGATCGGTGCCATCCTTGTGAAAAATGGGGAAGTTGTCGGAAGGGGTTATAACTTGCGGGAGACTAACCATGATCCGACTGCGCATGCCGAAATGGTCGCTATTCGAGAAGCTTGTGAGCGGCTTGGTGCTTGGCGGCTCTTGGACTGTACGCTGTACGTCACACTTGAGCCTTGTCCGATGTGCGCAGGCGCCATAGTCCAGTCCAGAGTGAAACGGGTTGTATACGGAACGGGCGATCCTAAAGCAGGCTGTGCGGGCACGTTAATGAACTTGCTCCAGGAACCCCGTTTCAATCATGAAACAGAATTAACTAGCGGCGTTCTTCAAGCGGAATGCGCCGAACTGTTGACGAATTTCTTCAGAAACCTGAGAAACAAGCGGAAGTAA